One stretch of Caloramator mitchellensis DNA includes these proteins:
- a CDS encoding GNAT family N-acetyltransferase, giving the protein MLSLEVARIRDYYMILKLLKKHNRKSFEYYSNFNDNIFSYFITKNIYKIKRRERVVGLIICNFIKREVYFVPTVNIKIDFNDIYKLLVSNFKGYDFPFVYYGFDLINSLGIENQLAIIKNYKIMVNNISNLNFINSNIENLSVERMKITEQESLRVELQNKIFGNLINRKVLTVSEVIAEEKKKEFLKDLCFFLKYQDKYIGYGQIVINNEGYFLINFGILEEFRGKGYAKLFLSEILKNAKNYGVETLYLKVDNYNLKAIKLYEDLGFEELINVATIKIF; this is encoded by the coding sequence ATGCTTTCGCTTGAAGTAGCTAGAATAAGGGATTATTATATGATATTAAAATTATTAAAAAAACATAACAGAAAGAGCTTTGAATATTATAGTAATTTTAATGACAATATTTTTTCATATTTTATTACAAAAAACATTTATAAAATAAAAAGGCGAGAAAGAGTAGTCGGATTGATTATATGTAATTTTATAAAAAGAGAAGTATATTTTGTCCCAACAGTGAATATAAAAATAGATTTTAATGATATTTATAAGCTTCTCGTATCTAACTTTAAAGGGTATGATTTTCCTTTCGTTTATTATGGATTTGACTTAATAAATTCTTTGGGAATAGAAAATCAACTTGCCATTATCAAGAATTATAAAATAATGGTTAATAATATAAGTAATTTGAATTTTATAAATTCTAATATTGAAAATTTATCAGTTGAAAGAATGAAAATAACAGAGCAGGAAAGCTTGAGAGTAGAACTTCAAAATAAAATTTTTGGTAATTTAATTAACCGAAAAGTGCTTACTGTAAGCGAAGTAATTGCGGAAGAAAAAAAGAAAGAATTTTTGAAAGATTTATGTTTCTTTTTGAAATATCAGGATAAATATATAGGTTATGGACAAATTGTAATTAATAATGAAGGATATTTTTTAATTAATTTTGGTATATTAGAGGAATTTAGAGGGAAGGGCTATGCAAAGCTTTTTTTAAGTGAAATACTAAAAAATGCAAAGAATTACGGTGTGGAAACATTGTATTTAAAGGTTGATAATTATAATCTTAAAGCTATTAAACTTTATGAGGATTTAGGTTTTGAGGAACTGATCAATGTTGCAACAATTAAAATTTTTTAA
- a CDS encoding MBL fold metallo-hydrolase: protein MIKIRFLGATRAVTGSCYYIETSKRKFLVDCGMFQGKDAKLNVNDFVFNPSDIDFILITHAHIDHTGRLPLLVKQGFKGSIFCTTATADLLKIMLVDSGHIQEMDAISENKKRQRKGLPPIEPLYTAQDGDRVKDFVTSVPYNYTIQVDKNISVNFKDAGHLLGSSIIEINILDDGQNKKIVFSGDLGNTNIPIIKDYEFVDYADYLIIESTYGNRLHPSLDEALNLYDIIEKTTSKGGNVVIPSFAVGRTQELLYILNHYVDIEKIKRMSEIEIYLDSPLAEEATGVFERHKECYDEDALKNLALDIDVLDFKNLHYVKTKEESMELNKKNGVVIISSSGMCEAGRIKHHLKYNLWKKNSTILFVGYQAEGTLGRRILDGAKKVKIFGEEIAVNAEVINMPGLSGHADLNGLVNWFKNIKNGVGKRVFITHGEVEASFNLKKVFESISNVSCYIPDFMEEIIL from the coding sequence ATGATTAAAATAAGATTTTTAGGCGCTACAAGAGCTGTTACTGGGTCATGTTATTACATTGAAACTTCTAAGAGAAAATTTTTAGTAGATTGCGGTATGTTTCAAGGAAAGGACGCTAAGTTGAATGTTAATGATTTTGTTTTTAATCCATCCGATATTGATTTTATTTTAATTACTCATGCTCATATAGACCATACAGGAAGATTGCCATTGCTAGTAAAACAGGGATTTAAGGGCTCTATTTTTTGCACAACTGCTACTGCAGATTTACTAAAGATTATGCTTGTGGATAGCGGACATATTCAAGAGATGGATGCTATTTCAGAGAACAAAAAAAGGCAACGCAAAGGACTACCTCCAATTGAGCCACTATATACTGCACAGGATGGAGATAGGGTAAAAGATTTTGTAACTTCAGTTCCATATAATTATACAATACAGGTTGATAAAAATATAAGCGTGAATTTTAAAGATGCAGGACATCTTTTAGGCTCGTCAATAATAGAAATTAATATTCTAGACGATGGTCAAAATAAGAAAATTGTATTTTCCGGAGACCTAGGCAATACTAATATACCAATAATTAAGGACTATGAGTTTGTTGATTATGCTGATTACTTGATTATCGAATCTACTTATGGCAATAGATTACATCCATCGTTAGATGAGGCATTAAATTTATATGATATAATTGAAAAGACTACTTCAAAGGGCGGCAATGTAGTTATTCCTTCCTTTGCTGTCGGAAGAACACAGGAATTACTATATATTTTAAATCATTACGTCGATATTGAAAAAATAAAAAGGATGTCTGAAATTGAAATATATCTTGATTCACCTCTTGCTGAAGAGGCAACTGGAGTTTTTGAAAGACATAAAGAATGTTATGATGAGGATGCACTAAAGAATTTAGCTCTTGATATTGATGTGCTAGACTTTAAAAATTTGCACTATGTGAAGACTAAGGAAGAGTCGATGGAGTTAAATAAAAAAAATGGGGTTGTTATTATATCATCAAGTGGTATGTGTGAAGCTGGAAGAATTAAGCATCATTTAAAATACAACCTTTGGAAAAAAAATTCTACAATCTTATTCGTAGGATACCAAGCAGAAGGAACATTGGGAAGAAGAATTTTAGATGGCGCCAAGAAAGTAAAAATATTTGGAGAAGAAATTGCAGTAAATGCAGAAGTTATAAATATGCCTGGACTTTCAGGCCATGCTGATTTAAATGGATTAGTAAATTGGTTTAAAAATATTAAAAATGGAGTAGGAAAAAGAGTCTTTATAACTCATGGAGAAGTGGAGGCAAGTTTTAATTTAAAAAAAGTATTTGAATCAATTTCGAATGTAAGCTGTTATATCCCTGATTTTATGGAAGAAATTATACTTTAA
- a CDS encoding CotS family spore coat protein: MHKTRIIKKNTYLNEKEFTKISKILKNHYNLVPTEIEKVRSVYRITTDKGKYCLKEFKHNDKKAIIGFYLTKHLQENGFNGIAEYYKTKSDLECIKEHGRYYYLTSWIDGRECNFENFDELKSSLELLADFHQKAKGFYLSKVKINSNYNKWQKKLNLMIEDLKLFKKIILQKRVKTSFDIKYFDMVDYYLNIANKALEKFKSTAYTKVCDKAREQKFICHDSFYYQNLLIDKNDKLYLIDLDSIVYDIPIYDLAKFLRRTLNKSLFYWDFGITEKLIRFYEKNRHIEDEEYEIMLGFLMIPHRFWKIGRKRYFKHKEWSEEKYNKKLEKEIRLKDKREEFFDKFKNYFVEKKQDS, encoded by the coding sequence ATGCATAAAACAAGAATTATTAAGAAGAATACTTATCTTAATGAAAAAGAATTTACAAAAATATCCAAGATACTAAAAAATCATTATAATTTAGTTCCGACGGAAATTGAAAAAGTAAGAAGCGTTTATCGAATAACTACGGATAAAGGAAAATATTGCTTAAAAGAATTTAAACATAACGACAAAAAGGCAATCATAGGATTTTACTTAACTAAACATCTTCAGGAAAACGGATTTAACGGAATAGCAGAGTATTACAAAACAAAATCTGATTTGGAATGCATAAAAGAGCACGGAAGATATTATTACTTAACGAGTTGGATAGATGGGAGAGAATGTAACTTTGAAAATTTTGACGAGCTTAAATCATCATTAGAGCTTCTTGCAGACTTTCATCAAAAAGCAAAAGGTTTTTATTTATCAAAAGTAAAAATAAATAGCAACTATAATAAATGGCAAAAAAAACTGAATTTAATGATAGAAGATTTAAAATTATTTAAGAAAATAATACTTCAAAAAAGAGTTAAAACTTCCTTTGACATCAAATATTTTGATATGGTTGATTACTATTTAAACATTGCAAACAAGGCTTTGGAGAAATTTAAATCAACAGCTTATACTAAAGTTTGTGACAAAGCTAGAGAACAAAAATTTATTTGTCATGACAGTTTTTATTATCAGAATTTACTAATAGACAAAAATGATAAGTTATACTTAATCGATTTAGACAGTATAGTTTATGATATCCCTATTTATGATCTTGCAAAATTTTTAAGAAGAACATTGAATAAGAGCTTATTTTATTGGGACTTTGGAATAACAGAAAAATTAATAAGATTCTATGAGAAAAATAGGCATATTGAAGATGAAGAGTATGAGATAATGCTGGGCTTTTTAATGATTCCTCATAGATTTTGGAAAATAGGAAGGAAAAGATACTTTAAACATAAGGAGTGGAGTGAAGAAAAATATAATAAAAAGCTTGAAAAAGAAATTAGGTTAAAGGATAAGAGAGAAGAGTTTTTTGATAAATTCAAAAATTATTTTGTAGAAAAAAAACAAGACAGTTAA